A window of Bacteroidota bacterium contains these coding sequences:
- a CDS encoding T9SS type A sorting domain-containing protein, whose product MNLTNKVKYFFFLFPLFISSVFAQSQLQYLSSTTGAACYAVAYYNNFVFAGAGNTLQVYDVSNSQAPYAKVYEHRFTSNIACLKVKGTKLFVAANHAGLSMWDISNPTQPGFLDAFEPDSINEAAYDIAFKADSVFVSLKSKMALLLNNGTSLSLLNRFAYQSNGIVARGCDVKGNLLAYTSAYGPNAQTGVHLLDANTLTQLSFFTQNFCDPEDVIFGANIPLLHVLGGTESWANANPNGLFYSLDITTPTLPTLNYMDTLKGITYLAVAQPQRGQLINDTVYVATVAAYNTSTPFPLSGNVFVYDASNPVTEHKLTEIYAGLWHFDLAIHQHKMYVASEWYGLKTLDISDIYNEIDLGNTLTGGWNTSADIYKNKLVVANEGYGFKLYDITDKYQPQLLDTSNEQGFCYGVSFSSNGNYIYGYFYTGKDFRVYDANSLALLSSIDVNATPATTDWLDAQVWQNKAINIEAPSLSQRKIFIADISNPLQAVIDTQFVAPQVNDILVTPAGKLILANNGSIQVYDLQSRNMIVNVPLAFQNVTSIAFYNDTLYANVNGLFAGLRRYLYTGSSQLTLISSITLPIPNPKFMAADAFGLYLDYQQEGLFAFSKNSLTQIGYFRHSQEFYRPDQWGQKMLMCKDSLLILSEYFGQTSLLTNCDTYFTHATAFVADSKAIQVYPNPATDKINLRFTLSENSAVRLDLYTLQGTIAKRLLSTIQPKGEAFFSIDIDDLAEGQYIIKLNTTQGTIQQKMLKIACK is encoded by the coding sequence ATGAATTTAACTAATAAAGTAAAATACTTCTTTTTTCTTTTTCCTTTATTTATTTCATCCGTTTTTGCACAAAGCCAACTTCAATACCTTTCTTCCACAACCGGTGCTGCCTGCTATGCGGTAGCCTATTACAATAATTTTGTTTTTGCCGGAGCTGGCAACACTTTGCAGGTGTACGATGTAAGCAATAGTCAAGCACCTTACGCTAAGGTTTATGAACATCGATTTACCAGCAATATTGCCTGTTTGAAAGTTAAGGGAACAAAATTATTTGTGGCGGCAAATCATGCAGGTTTAAGTATGTGGGATATTTCAAATCCTACACAGCCGGGTTTTTTAGATGCATTTGAACCCGACAGCATAAATGAAGCAGCTTACGATATTGCCTTTAAGGCAGATAGTGTTTTTGTTTCTTTAAAAAGTAAAATGGCACTCTTGCTAAACAATGGCACAAGTTTATCTTTATTGAATCGTTTTGCATATCAGAGCAATGGCATTGTTGCAAGAGGCTGTGATGTGAAGGGGAATTTGTTAGCCTATACCAGCGCCTATGGACCAAATGCACAAACAGGCGTGCATTTACTTGATGCTAATACACTCACACAACTCTCTTTTTTTACACAAAACTTTTGTGATCCCGAAGATGTGATTTTTGGAGCCAATATCCCCTTGCTACATGTTTTAGGGGGTACTGAATCCTGGGCAAATGCTAATCCAAACGGTTTGTTTTATTCACTTGATATAACAACGCCGACGCTGCCAACATTAAATTATATGGATACCTTAAAGGGAATTACCTATCTCGCGGTAGCGCAACCACAGCGCGGGCAATTGATAAATGATACTGTTTATGTGGCTACTGTCGCCGCTTACAATACAAGTACGCCCTTTCCACTTAGTGGTAATGTATTTGTGTACGATGCTTCAAATCCAGTAACCGAGCATAAACTCACTGAAATATATGCCGGACTTTGGCATTTTGATTTAGCAATCCATCAACATAAAATGTATGTGGCTTCAGAATGGTATGGACTCAAAACGCTTGATATTTCTGATATTTATAATGAAATTGATTTAGGAAATACACTCACAGGTGGTTGGAATACATCCGCAGATATTTACAAAAACAAGTTAGTCGTTGCCAATGAAGGCTATGGCTTTAAACTGTATGACATAACAGATAAATATCAGCCGCAGCTACTCGATACCAGCAATGAACAAGGCTTTTGTTATGGGGTGAGTTTTTCGAGTAATGGAAATTACATCTACGGCTATTTTTATACCGGAAAAGATTTTAGAGTGTATGATGCGAATAGTTTAGCGCTTTTGTCCTCTATTGATGTTAATGCCACTCCGGCTACAACCGATTGGCTAGATGCACAAGTGTGGCAAAATAAAGCTATCAATATTGAAGCTCCTTCGCTCAGCCAACGTAAGATTTTTATTGCCGATATTTCTAATCCACTGCAAGCTGTAATCGATACGCAATTTGTTGCTCCGCAGGTCAACGATATTTTAGTTACGCCGGCAGGAAAACTTATTTTGGCGAATAATGGATCCATTCAAGTATATGATTTGCAAAGCAGAAATATGATTGTGAATGTTCCGCTTGCCTTTCAAAATGTTACCAGTATTGCTTTTTATAACGATACCTTGTATGCGAATGTAAATGGCTTATTTGCAGGTTTGCGGCGCTATCTCTACACAGGTTCATCCCAACTCACTTTGATTAGTTCTATTACACTTCCAATTCCGAATCCTAAATTCATGGCTGCGGATGCTTTTGGTTTATACCTCGATTATCAGCAGGAAGGTTTATTTGCATTTTCAAAAAATAGCCTCACTCAAATTGGCTATTTTAGACATTCTCAGGAGTTTTATCGCCCGGACCAATGGGGCCAAAAAATGCTTATGTGCAAAGATAGTTTGTTGATTTTGTCGGAGTATTTTGGACAAACTTCGCTCTTGACCAATTGTGATACTTATTTCACACATGCAACAGCTTTTGTCGCAGATTCAAAAGCTATACAGGTGTATCCAAATCCGGCGACAGATAAAATAAATTTACGATTTACTTTGAGCGAAAATTCTGCTGTAAGGTTAGATTTGTATACACTACAAGGTACTATAGCAAAGCGGCTACTTTCCACAATTCAGCCTAAAGGTGAAGCGTTTTTCAGTATTGATATAGATGATTTAGCCGAGGGACAGTATATTATTAAACTGAATACTACACAGGGTACAATTCAGCAAAAGATGCTTAAAATTGCATGTAAATAA
- a CDS encoding ATP-dependent Clp protease adaptor ClpS: MITEQFETEVEEITEHVVRADNKRALVIHNDDFNTFDHVINTLIDVCKHNPIQAQQCTLIIHYNGKCEVKLGALQELMPLRFAIQNRGINVTIE, from the coding sequence ATGATTACTGAACAATTTGAAACTGAAGTTGAAGAGATTACCGAACACGTCGTTAGGGCTGATAACAAAAGAGCACTTGTTATTCATAACGATGATTTTAATACTTTCGACCATGTAATAAATACCCTGATAGATGTGTGCAAACATAACCCAATTCAGGCTCAGCAATGCACACTTATTATTCATTATAACGGCAAATGTGAAGTTAAACTTGGAGCTTTGCAGGAATTAATGCCTTTGCGTTTCGCAATTCAAAACCGCGGTATAAACGTTACCATCGAGTAA
- a CDS encoding M48 family metallopeptidase gives MKKMLAVLCIAFTLQSCFKVPISGRRQMNLLPESTMIGMSITSYKEFLTKNPSVAVGDAQAQMVKNVGAKIQSAVNRYLGQKKMSDRVKGYKWEFNLVNDNTVNAWCMPGGKVVVYSGLLPVTQDEAGLAVVMGHEIAHAIARHGNERMSQGLLVQLGGLGLQVAMSQKPQETQNIFLQSYGVASTLGTLKYSRVHESEADKMGLVFMAMAGYDPSVAISFWERMAKQGGAKTLEILSTHPSDETRIKDIKAYLPEAQKYYKKS, from the coding sequence ATGAAAAAAATGCTTGCAGTACTCTGTATTGCCTTTACTTTACAAAGTTGTTTTAAAGTGCCTATTTCGGGCCGCCGTCAAATGAACTTGCTTCCTGAGAGTACCATGATAGGAATGAGCATTACCAGCTACAAGGAATTCTTAACCAAAAATCCATCCGTCGCAGTTGGCGATGCGCAAGCACAAATGGTTAAAAATGTGGGTGCAAAAATTCAGTCTGCCGTTAACCGTTATTTGGGTCAGAAAAAAATGAGCGATCGCGTAAAAGGATATAAATGGGAATTTAATTTGGTTAATGATAATACCGTAAATGCTTGGTGTATGCCCGGAGGGAAGGTAGTAGTGTATTCAGGTTTATTGCCGGTTACACAAGATGAAGCAGGCTTAGCGGTGGTGATGGGACATGAAATTGCACATGCAATTGCGCGCCATGGAAACGAACGGATGAGTCAGGGTTTACTGGTGCAATTAGGTGGACTAGGATTACAAGTAGCCATGTCGCAAAAACCACAGGAAACGCAAAATATATTTTTGCAATCATATGGTGTTGCTTCTACACTCGGAACCTTAAAGTATTCCCGGGTGCATGAATCGGAAGCCGATAAAATGGGACTTGTTTTTATGGCAATGGCCGGATATGATCCTTCGGTTGCAATCTCATTTTGGGAGCGCATGGCGAAGCAAGGTGGTGCTAAAACGCTTGAAATTCTAAGTACACATCCAAGTGACGAAACGCGCATTAAAGACATAAAAGCTTATTTGCCCGAAGCTCAAAAATATTATAAAAAGAGCTAA
- a CDS encoding methylated-DNA--[protein]-cysteine S-methyltransferase — MEFTNCIATPLGFLILKGNNEFISVITFSDEKVNSSKGLPPIAKEAALQLKEYFSAKRKEFTFPIQQVGTDFQQTVWMHLQKIPFGQTRSYLKIAAQLGDPKSIRAVGNANGKNNLAIVIPCHRVIGESGKLVGYAGGLWRKKWLLDHENKIENGVQKLF; from the coding sequence TTGGAATTCACCAATTGCATCGCAACACCTTTAGGTTTCTTAATTTTAAAAGGAAATAATGAATTCATTAGCGTGATCACGTTTAGTGATGAAAAAGTTAATTCTTCCAAAGGGCTTCCACCTATTGCAAAAGAAGCAGCACTTCAACTTAAGGAATATTTTTCGGCAAAGCGAAAGGAGTTTACTTTTCCTATTCAGCAGGTGGGTACCGATTTTCAACAAACTGTTTGGATGCACTTACAAAAAATTCCCTTTGGACAAACACGCAGCTACTTAAAAATTGCAGCTCAATTAGGTGATCCCAAAAGCATTAGAGCAGTTGGAAACGCTAATGGAAAAAACAACTTGGCAATTGTAATTCCTTGTCACCGTGTAATTGGTGAATCGGGTAAACTTGTTGGGTATGCAGGCGGATTATGGCGAAAAAAGTGGTTACTCGACCATGAAAACAAAATCGAAAATGGGGTGCAAAAGTTGTTTTAA